The proteins below are encoded in one region of Prevotella melaninogenica ATCC 25845:
- a CDS encoding alanine/glycine:cation symporter family protein, with the protein MNVLDYVKAFNEFLWNSFLMYALLGVGIFYTVYLGFPQIRHLNLAFKYAFGPIFKKRKPGETKVNSFQALATAVAAQVGTGNIGGVATAIASGGMGAIFWMWVSALLGMSTIFSEAVLAQKYKKEYHGETVGGSAYYLYYGLGSKWLAVCFSVAIVLALGFVGNMVQANSISIALNNAFHIPSYIIGIVLAAVVGVVIIGGQRRITAIAELLVPFMAVVYILGSLVIIYMFADQLPHVIRTIFQDAFSMKSAAGGAAGTVMKYAIRYGVARGLFSNEAGMGSTPHAHALADVKDPSEQGFVAMAGVFVDTVLICTSTAFVIMLTGSFQNLSLKSVAITQEGFEIAFGNGGIIFLAISLIFFAFTTIIGWYMFAEMNIKFMFGKKGILSYRALVVLFVFLGCLFAADMVWELADTFNGLMVIPNLIGIIFLAPQVKKIYKNFLANRKENNS; encoded by the coding sequence ATGAATGTATTAGACTATGTAAAAGCGTTCAATGAGTTTTTGTGGAATAGTTTTCTCATGTACGCATTGTTAGGAGTAGGCATTTTCTATACTGTCTACCTTGGTTTCCCACAGATTCGCCATCTAAATTTGGCGTTTAAGTATGCTTTTGGTCCAATATTCAAGAAGCGAAAGCCTGGTGAAACAAAAGTTAATTCATTCCAAGCATTAGCCACAGCTGTAGCCGCTCAAGTTGGTACTGGTAATATTGGTGGTGTGGCAACAGCTATTGCAAGTGGTGGTATGGGAGCTATTTTCTGGATGTGGGTATCTGCATTGTTAGGAATGAGCACCATTTTCTCTGAGGCAGTACTTGCCCAGAAGTATAAGAAAGAGTATCATGGCGAGACGGTCGGAGGCTCAGCCTATTATCTTTATTATGGACTTGGTAGTAAGTGGCTTGCTGTTTGTTTTTCTGTTGCTATTGTTCTTGCGTTGGGATTCGTTGGAAATATGGTACAAGCAAACTCTATCTCAATAGCTTTGAATAATGCTTTCCATATACCTTCTTATATTATAGGTATTGTTTTAGCAGCAGTTGTGGGTGTAGTAATTATTGGAGGACAACGCCGAATCACCGCTATAGCCGAACTTTTAGTCCCTTTCATGGCGGTTGTATATATCTTGGGTTCGCTTGTTATCATTTATATGTTTGCTGATCAGTTGCCTCATGTTATCCGTACAATCTTCCAAGATGCTTTCTCTATGAAGTCAGCAGCAGGTGGAGCCGCTGGTACGGTGATGAAATATGCCATTCGCTATGGTGTTGCTCGTGGTCTGTTTTCGAATGAGGCTGGTATGGGTTCAACACCTCATGCTCACGCTTTGGCTGATGTTAAAGACCCTTCTGAGCAGGGATTTGTAGCTATGGCAGGTGTTTTTGTTGATACCGTTCTTATCTGTACATCAACAGCTTTTGTCATTATGCTGACAGGTTCTTTCCAAAATCTAAGCTTAAAATCGGTTGCTATTACGCAAGAAGGTTTCGAGATAGCTTTTGGAAATGGTGGAATTATCTTTCTTGCCATCAGTCTAATCTTCTTTGCTTTCACAACAATTATTGGGTGGTATATGTTTGCTGAGATGAATATCAAGTTTATGTTTGGTAAGAAGGGTATTCTTTCTTATCGTGCACTTGTTGTTCTCTTTGTCTTTCTTGGCTGTCTTTTTGCAGCAGATATGGTATGGGAATTGGCAGATACCTTCAATGGTCTGATGGTAATTCCTAACCTTATTGGTATTATTTTCCTTGCACCTCAGGTAAAGAAAATATATAAGAACTTCTTGGCAAACAGAAAAGAAAATAATTCTTAA
- a CDS encoding transposase encodes METSPVTCRTLEEFYHINGRSFEKQYKETLSGYRSWDQLSHAQKWLLFEDNIGKNIAIDETSLSNGELYTIITNRDKHGKQGCLVAIVAGTKSLDVCKVLDKIDEKKREAVEEVTLDLSDSMRKIVRHCFPKAKRVIDRFHIQKLASDAVQQMRIEYRWAALQQANDEKENAKLEKIAYQPLTFENGDTRSELLVRSRYLLFKSSEKWTDEQKLRAKILFREYPDIKKAYGLSHSLRMIFAKNTIKDAARLSLAKWYNNVAEAGFHSFNVIAATFYEHYEDILNFYINRSTNAAAESFNAKIKLFRANLRGVVDKSFFLFRLAKIYAYPH; translated from the coding sequence ATGGAGACATCCCCAGTGACCTGCCGTACGCTTGAGGAATTCTATCATATCAATGGACGTAGTTTTGAGAAACAATACAAGGAAACACTAAGTGGTTACAGGTCCTGGGATCAGTTGTCTCATGCTCAGAAGTGGCTTCTCTTTGAGGATAATATTGGTAAGAATATAGCAATAGACGAGACATCCTTGTCCAATGGTGAACTCTATACGATTATCACTAATAGGGACAAACACGGCAAGCAAGGATGTCTTGTAGCCATTGTTGCTGGAACCAAATCCTTGGATGTCTGCAAGGTATTGGATAAGATAGATGAAAAGAAACGGGAAGCCGTAGAAGAGGTCACCTTGGACTTATCCGATAGTATGCGTAAGATTGTAAGGCATTGTTTTCCAAAAGCTAAACGAGTGATTGATCGCTTTCATATACAGAAACTTGCAAGTGATGCCGTGCAACAGATGAGAATAGAGTATCGCTGGGCAGCTTTACAGCAAGCAAATGACGAGAAAGAGAATGCAAAGTTAGAAAAGATAGCGTATCAACCACTGACTTTTGAAAATGGAGATACACGTAGTGAACTGCTGGTAAGAAGTAGGTACCTGTTGTTCAAATCATCAGAGAAATGGACTGATGAACAGAAGCTAAGAGCCAAAATACTGTTCAGAGAATATCCTGACATTAAGAAGGCTTACGGTTTATCACATTCGCTAAGAATGATTTTTGCTAAGAATACTATCAAAGATGCAGCCAGACTATCATTGGCAAAATGGTATAATAACGTCGCAGAAGCTGGCTTTCATTCCTTTAATGTCATTGCTGCAACTTTCTACGAGCATTACGAAGACATACTTAACTTTTATATTAACAGATCTACAAACGCTGCTGCGGAATCCTTCAATGCAAAAATAAAACTATTTAGGGCTAACTTAAGAGGAGTTGTAGATAAAAGTTTCTTTCTTTTTAGGCTTGCCAAAATATATGCCTATCCCCACTAA